A section of the Piliocolobus tephrosceles isolate RC106 chromosome 14, ASM277652v3, whole genome shotgun sequence genome encodes:
- the UGCG gene encoding ceramide glucosyltransferase, with the protein MALLDLALEGMAVFGFVLFLVLWLMHFMAIIYTRLHLNKKATDKQPYSKLPGVSLLKPLKGVDPNLINNLETFFELDYPKYEVLLCVQDHDDPAIDVCKKLLGKYPNVDARLFIGGKKVGINPKINNLMPGYEVAKYDLIWICDSGIRVIPDTLTDMVNQMTEKVGLVHGLPYVADRQGFAATLEQVYFGTSHPRYYISANVTGFKCVTGMSCLMRKDVLDQAGGLIAFAQYIAEDYFMAKAIADRGWRFAMSTQVAMQNSGSYSISQFQSRMIRWTKLRINMLPATIICEPISECFVASLIIGWAAHHVFRWDIMVFFMCHCLAWFIFDYIQLRGVQGGTLCFSKLDYAVAWFIRESMTIYIFLSALWDPTISWRTGRYRLRCGGTAEEILDV; encoded by the exons CCGATTACACCTCAACAAGAAGGCAACTGACAAACAGCCTTACAGCAAGCTCCCAGGTGTCTCTCTTCTGAAACCACTAAAAGGGGTAGATCCTAACTTAATAAACAACCTGGAAACATTCTTTGAATTGGATTATCCCAAA TATGAAGTGCTCCTTTGTGTACAAGATCATGATGATCCAGCCATTGATGTATGTAAGAAGCTTCTTGGAAAATATCCAAATGTTGATGCTAGATTGTTTATAG GTGGTAAAAAGGTTGGCATTaatcctaaaattaataatttaatgccAGGATATGAAGTTGCAAAGTATGATCTTATATGGATTTGTGATAGTGGAATAAGAG taatTCCAGATAcactgaccgacatggtgaatcAAATGACAGAAAAAGTAGGCTTGGTTCACGGGCTGCCTTACGTGGCAGACAGACAGGGCTTTGCTGCCACCTTAGAGCAG GTATATTTTGGAACTTCACATCCAAGATACTATATCTCTGCCAATGTAACTGGTTTCAAATGTGTGACAGGAATGTCTTGTTTAATGAGAAAAGATGTGTTAGATCAAGCGGGAGGACTTATAGCTTTTGCTCAGTACATTGCCGAAGATTACTTTATGGCCAAAGCGATAGCTGACCG AGGTTGGAGGTTTGCAATGTCCACTCAAGTTGCAATGCAAAACTCTGGCTCATATTCAATTTCTCAGTTTCAATCCAGAATGATCAG gtgGACCAAACTACGAATTAACATGCTTCCTGCTACGATAATTTGTGAGCCAATTTCAGAATGCTTTGTTGCCAGTTTAATTATTGGCTGGGCAGCCCACCATGTATTCAGATGGGATATTATGGTATTTTTCATGTGTCATTGCCTGGCATGGTTTATATTTGACTACATTCAACTCAGGGGTGTCCAG GGTGGCACACTGTGTTTTTCAAAACTTGATTATGCAGTCGCCTGGTTCATCCGCGAATCCATgacaatatacatttttttgtctGCATTATGGGACCCAACTATAAGCTGGAGAACTGGTCGCTACAGATTACGCTGTGGGGGTACAGCAGAGGAAATCCTAGATGTATAA